TAAATCGACCCAGCCGATATGCACACCATCTCTAGTAACAATAGCTCGTTGTTCATACCCATTTTCTCGACTCATACACATCTCAATCCATCTTTTTGTTTCATCACGTGTAAACGGTGGATATTGATTAGGTATAACTAAATGTTTTGTTACTTCTTTATCTAATGACCATTGATATCGATCTTCTATATCTTCTAGTGAAAGTTCTCTTAATTGAACAATTGGTACATTCATTTTTCCATCTCCCTTTTATTTCCCTATAGAAAAACCTTCAAACAACCTGCCTCCATAGTTTTCTAAAGTGTTCTCTACAAAAGCAATAAGTTTCTTCTTCTCTCCAGTTTTATAAAAATGATCAAAAGCTTCAACAAATTGCTCTGCAAATAATTCATCATATTTTCTTAACACCCTAATAAACCATTTAGAATTTCCAACCCATTGTTCATTTACTCTAAGGACATATTCATGAACTAAGTCTGCCAGAAGATTAGCAATAAACAATTCTTCTTCCCTCTTTGTCGCACCAATAAAATCATCTAGCACATCGGTAATAAAGTAACGCTTCTGTCTGATAAGTTCTTCTGTCCACTTTTCAGGACCTTTATCTAATAATTGCCGTGCTTCCAGTTTTAAGCTAGTTACAATTCCTTCCTCCCCTTTTAAAATAATCCCTTCCGAAACTAATTGTGGTAAACTAGGTCTCCCACGCTTGCAGTCACTCCTAAAATATTCTTTATATGTTTCAAAAGTATGTACAAACACTTCAACTGGCCAACCATTGCTAAAAAAAGATTCACGATAACAATTAGATAGACTTTCATCAAATATTACAATATCAAGGTCAGATGTTTTGGTTGCTTCTCCCCTTGCAATACTTCCTCCTAATAAAGCGACGTC
This sequence is a window from Bacillus pseudomycoides DSM 12442. Protein-coding genes within it:
- a CDS encoding nucleotidyltransferase domain-containing protein — protein: MKAIDAAQKIIESQFPHCDVALLGGSIARGEATKTSDLDIVIFDESLSNCYRESFFSNGWPVEVFVHTFETYKEYFRSDCKRGRPSLPQLVSEGIILKGEEGIVTSLKLEARQLLDKGPEKWTEELIRQKRYFITDVLDDFIGATKREEELFIANLLADLVHEYVLRVNEQWVGNSKWFIRVLRKYDELFAEQFVEAFDHFYKTGEKKKLIAFVENTLENYGGRLFEGFSIGK